Below is a genomic region from Telmatobacter sp. DSM 110680.
CGCGAAGTCATTCGCGGCTTGGTGGCGACACGCCAGGTTCACACCATCTCCCTCGGACACGCACCCCACTTCTACGTAGCAGGAACGTTGCCCGAGTTCGAGCCGGTTTCGACTATGTACGCAAGTTCCTCCATGCCCGCCTCTGCATATTTCCTCCGCTCCTTTGAGCGGGATGAGGAAGCTCACGGTCCGGCAATCTCGCTGCCTTTTGCTCAGAAGCAGGTCTCTATTACTCCGCCCGCAGCCGCGCCGGCACCCGTGCCGCCGGCTGACCATGTCAGCGCAGAGAACCATGTCCCCCGCATGCCCGTCCGTCCGGCATCTACCAATGGGACCAACGGAATCTCAGAATCCGCCCGGCCGCACTTCAATCGCCCGGCCTCGAATGGGCACGGCCACAAGCCCGCAATATCGGCACGGTCCGCGCAATCGACTTCTAATGGGCACCCGGTACGCAGAAGTTCCGAAGCTCGTCCCAGCTCTTCGTCACGCCCTGCTTCTTCGCGGACAAGTGGATCGCGGCCCTCTGCTGGCCCGCGCTGGAGCGGTGCCAAGAACGGCAAGTCCAATGGCAGCCACACTTCGTCGCACGGGACAAACGGCAAGGCAGCCCATGGGGCTTCGCGCCCGTCCAGCGGCACCCGTTCGTCGAGCACCACCCGCCCTTCCAGCGGCAACCGATCGGCTAGCGCCAGCGGAGCGCATCGCAACGGCAAACCCACGGGCCCCGCATGGGCTAAGAGGAATGGAAACGGGAAGAGCGTAAAACCTGTTGCAAAAACCACCTCTCCACGCAAGGATGCTCGTCCCGCAGCACGCAAAAGCCGCCCTGCGCTCGCCGCCGCCGGTCGGTCTGGTCGCGCTGCAACAGGACGTACGGCCACAACCGCAAAACGCTTCTTCAATAGCAGCAGCAAGCAGGGGACGAAGAAGCGCGGATGAGTGCGGAAGAAACCTCCGGGCAGAAGAAGCCTGAGCGAAATTTCGTAGTAGCCATTGACGGGCCCGCCGGCGCAGGCAAGAGCACCATCGCCAGGCACTTGGCCCGTCATTTTGGTCTGCTCAACCTTGAGACCGGCGCGATGTACAGGGCATTCGCTCTGAAGGCGCTTCGTCTCGAGGTCCCTCTCGAGGACCCAGCCGCCCTGGAGCAGTTAGCCACCGACACCGACATCAAGCTCGAACCCGGTGAAGAAGAAAATCGTGTCTTGTTGGACGGCGAAGACGTCACCGGCCAGATCCGCAATCAAACCGTAACCGACGCGGCCTCGCGGGTCAGCGTTTACCCTCCCATCCGCGCCGCCATGGTCAAGCGTCAGCAGGAATTGGGCGCCAATGGCGGCGTCGTCATGGAAGGCCGTGACATCGGCACCGTCGTATTTCCCAACGCCGAGGTAAAGATCTTTCTCGATGCGGCCCCTGAAGTCCGCGGCATGCGACGTTATGACCAGATTGGCCAGCACGGCCATTCCGAAGCCAAACCCGTTCCCCCACCGGATGAAGTCATCCGCGATTTGCGCGCCCGCGATGAGCGGGATCGCAATCGAGCTGATTCACCTCTCAAACCCGCCCCCGACGCTTTCCTGCTAGACTCTACCCATCTGACGCTGGAAGAGGCCGTGAAAGCTGCCGAAGCGACCGTGGACAAATGGTTGGCGAAATCGAAAGCCGCCGGCACGCGCCTTGGATAGCATTGCTCTTTCGTGCTTTGATCGGGCCCCTCGAGTCTTGGAATATTCAAATTCCGTGCGCTCTGCGCGTGTCAAAATGAACGGGCCTCTCCCCCCCGAACCGTGTTGTTGAGTCTGGAGGCTGAATGTCTCTTTACTGCCACGAATGCGGGTCCAGCAGCTTGCGTCGCGCTAATTTGCGCGTCATTGACACCCTCCACTTGCTTACGCTGCATTACCCGGTGCGCTGCCGCGAGTGCAAAAGCCGTTGGTACGCTCCGTATAAAGACGCTCGTCTCTTGCCGCATGCTCCGCACCGCCGCAGCGCCGCAGAGAAGATGTCTTAATCGCGCGCACGCCGTCGTAAATCCTTTTTCCCCATCGATCCAGTCCACGCACCATCTCGAATGTCCTTCCGGCACGCAGTTTCCGCAATCCCACGCCGGATGCTATAGGCTTGAGTCAGCATGGAAATAACCTGCAATCGCTGCCATCAAGCTGTTCCAGTGGATAGCTGCTATTGCCCTGCCTGCGGATTGCCCCAGCTTGTTTACACCACGGAAGGTGAGAGCGCCGTCCCTCCGTCTTCGGAACGCTGGCCGGAACCCGTGCGCGACGCCAGTTCCATTGACTGGAAGCCCGGCATGCGAGCCGCGTTGACCCTGGCCATACCGGCAGGACTGCTCTGCTCCAGCGTCTCCCCGATCGATTCATTGGAATTCCTGTGGATGGTTGGGGCTGCGATTCTGGCGGTCTTCATGTATATGCGCAGTCAAAGGCCTTCCTGGATCACCATCGGCGCAGGCGCGCGCCTGGGCTTGGTAACCGGCCTCGTCGCAGCTTGGCTTGCCTTCGGCGTTAGCGGATGCTGGTTGTTTACTGAACGCGTCCTGCTGCACCAATCAGGCCAGATCGACGTTGTCTACAAGGCATTCCTCGATACGTTTCAGCAACGCGTCAGTGATTCGCTCGCAGGGATGAACGCAGCGGATGCGGCGCGAATGCAGCCGGTGTTTGCCAGGATGCAAGCCATCTTCACATCTCCAGAAGGACATGCCGGAGTGTGGACCCTTTCGATTCTTTTCAACTGCGCCATGCTGGTGCTCTTTGCTGCTGGCGGTGGAGCGCTGGGCGCCCGGTTGGAAGCACGGAGACGCAGACCCGAAGTCTAATCCGAAGATGCTGTGCAACTTGAATCTCTGGCGCAGCAAACATGTTTATCGCGCCGCGTCCACTTCTGCACAACTTGCTCCATCAGCCTCCAGCCTTCTATCATCCGGCGAGAGACAGCGCGAGAGAATTTATGAGCGAAAAAACAACTGCACCCTCCCTGCGCGTGAAGGGTAGGCTGATGTCCGCCTCGGAGGTTGAGCGCACCCTGGTGCGCCTGGCCCACGAAATTGTCGAGAAAAGCAACGGCAGCGAAGACCTAACCCTCATCGGCATCAAGCGCCGCGGCGTTCCGCTCGCTGAGCGGCTTGGCAAACTGATCGCGGGTATCGAGAAACGACCCGTCGATACCGGTACCCTCGACATCCAGTTCTATCGCGACGATCTGTCTACAGCCGGTGTCCGTCCCGTCGTGACCCCCGGCGCACTCGGTTGCGAAGTCGAAGGCCGCGACGTGGTGCTCTGCGATGACGTGCTCTACACCGGCCGCACCATTCGTGCTGCTCTCGACGCTCTCTTCGATCATGGACGCCCGCGCCGCGTGCAACTCGCCGTTCTCATTGATCGCGGCCATCGCGAACTGCCCATCGAGGCGACCTACGTCGGTCGCCACGTCCCCACCAGCAGTCGCGAAATAATCGAAGTCAAGTTTCACGAGGTCGATAACGACGAGCAGGTGTTGCTGGTCGAGCGAGTGGACTAATAACAACGGCTACCAGCTCTCAGCTTTCAGAAACTGAGAACTGACGACTGAGAACTGTGAACTTGATATGACTGCAATCGCATCAACGCCACCCGTACGTCGACAGCTTCAAACGCCAAAGCCGCCCGCATCCCTGTTTCCGCACAATCCCGGTTCGCTGTTATCGGTGCAGGATCTCAGCATTGAAGACGTGAGCCACCTGTTATTCCGCGCAACGGTCCTTGAAAACCTCGATCCCTTGAAACGCGATCGAATTCTGCTCAAGCGTCGCGTAGCCCTCTTGTTCTACGAATCCTCGACCCGCACCCGCACTAGTTTCGAGCTCGCTGCCAAAGGCCTCGGCGCCGATACGACGCTCGTCTCCAGCCTCTCCTCCAGCATTGAAAAAGGTGAGACTCTGAAGGATACCGGCCTGACACTCCGCGCCCTGGGAGCAGAAGCCATCATCCTCCGTCACAACTCCTCAGGAGCCCCCTGGCTGCTCGAAGAAACAACCCGCCTGCCAATCCTCAACGCAGGCGATGGAATGCACGAGCACCCCACTCAGGCTCTCCTGGACCTCCGCACCATCCTCGCGCATCTCCGCTATGGCGTAGAGACCCTCACCGCCGACACTCTCGCCGGCGTCACGGTCACCATCGTCGGCGACATCCTCCATAGCCGCGTAGCCCGCTCCAATATGCTCCTGCTGCCGCGCCTCGGCGCCAAAGTCATCCTCTGCGGCCCGCCGCAATTGCTCCCCGACTCCGCCGCCAACGCCGGCCCCGGCATCATTGTCGAACGCGACTTCGACAGCGCATTGCATCAATCCCAAGTCGTAATGATGCTTCGCATTCAAGCCGAGCGCCTCGCCGGCATGCGACTTGACCTCGCGCAATACAAAGACGCCTACCAGCTCACCGGCCAGCGCCTCGTCGCTCACGCACCAACCGCGGTTGTCAT
It encodes:
- a CDS encoding aspartate carbamoyltransferase catalytic subunit; its protein translation is MTAIASTPPVRRQLQTPKPPASLFPHNPGSLLSVQDLSIEDVSHLLFRATVLENLDPLKRDRILLKRRVALLFYESSTRTRTSFELAAKGLGADTTLVSSLSSSIEKGETLKDTGLTLRALGAEAIILRHNSSGAPWLLEETTRLPILNAGDGMHEHPTQALLDLRTILAHLRYGVETLTADTLAGVTVTIVGDILHSRVARSNMLLLPRLGAKVILCGPPQLLPDSAANAGPGIIVERDFDSALHQSQVVMMLRIQAERLAGMRLDLAQYKDAYQLTGQRLVAHAPTAVVMHPGPIIRGLELTAGVADGAQSAILEQVRHGVAIRMAVVERALTAGKKEEGRA
- the cmk gene encoding (d)CMP kinase, whose protein sequence is MSAEETSGQKKPERNFVVAIDGPAGAGKSTIARHLARHFGLLNLETGAMYRAFALKALRLEVPLEDPAALEQLATDTDIKLEPGEEENRVLLDGEDVTGQIRNQTVTDAASRVSVYPPIRAAMVKRQQELGANGGVVMEGRDIGTVVFPNAEVKIFLDAAPEVRGMRRYDQIGQHGHSEAKPVPPPDEVIRDLRARDERDRNRADSPLKPAPDAFLLDSTHLTLEEAVKAAEATVDKWLAKSKAAGTRLG
- the pyrR gene encoding bifunctional pyr operon transcriptional regulator/uracil phosphoribosyltransferase PyrR, whose protein sequence is MSEKTTAPSLRVKGRLMSASEVERTLVRLAHEIVEKSNGSEDLTLIGIKRRGVPLAERLGKLIAGIEKRPVDTGTLDIQFYRDDLSTAGVRPVVTPGALGCEVEGRDVVLCDDVLYTGRTIRAALDALFDHGRPRRVQLAVLIDRGHRELPIEATYVGRHVPTSSREIIEVKFHEVDNDEQVLLVERVD